Proteins encoded together in one Vanessa cardui chromosome 19, ilVanCard2.1, whole genome shotgun sequence window:
- the LOC124537982 gene encoding WD repeat-containing protein 18: protein MSNLLEVLITCDSNNTLWTCSIWDSHTGTNLMTYKGGGTAENHTLSFIGSDYLAVVQKTKPVLHVWPLNSQQTVQGMRFILPGKASAFAVTPDGSYCVAGIEEKIYLWQISSGSLLTIINRHYQKVNLLKFTSDGRFFISAAEDGMVMVWSLATVAANPEVELVTQTIAGQHDPAYIFSDHSLPVTDLYISKTGMHGRLFTVSSDRSCKVYDLTCGEMLLNLIFDEPLSAIVLDVLELNAFIGTTEGKIFQCSLTNPPRNRDVLVNNGDNMNIFSSHTKAVTCLSISLNGDILMSGSNDEQLILWHIRSRQPVRVIRHKGPITNAFFTTNYDAIYKQDFTPGIVLHSLERTLEKNSENVSEIEVLVKKDSNFWPTCGDMSIDTTHYDSFAATEVDIVSKQNETKLKEELEKMKLINSNLYALSIQNTLKTIPIELEKKKITVHKKKKNKSHLK, encoded by the coding sequence atgtcgAATTTACTAGAAGTATTAATTACATGTGACTCGAATAATACGTTATGGACCTGCAGTATTTGGGATTCTCATACCGGTACGAATTTAATGACTTACAAAGGCGGTGGAACTGCTGAAAATCACACTCTTTCGTTTATTGGGAGCGACTACTTGGCCGTAGTTCAGAAAACGAAGCCTGTTCTTCATGTGTGGCCATTGAACTCGCAACAAACGGTACAAGGAATGCGTTTTATACTACCAGGCAAGGCTAGTGCTTTTGCAGTAACTCCCGACGGTTCCTATTGTGTGGCTGGCATTGAAGAGAAAATTTATCTATGGCAAATTTCATCTGGCAGCCTTCTAACAATCATAAATCGACATTATCAAAAGGTTAACCTACTAAAGTTTACAAGTGATGGTCGATTCTTTATATCAGCAGCCGAAGATGGAATGGTAATGGTATGGTCATTGGCGACGGTGGCTGCAAATCCTGAAGTAGAGCTTGTGACACAGACAATTGCAGGACAACATGATCCAGCTTATATCTTTTCCGACCACTCATTGCCAGTAACGGATTTGTATATAAGTAAAACGGGCATGCATGGACGTTTGTTTACAGTGTCCAGTGACAGATCTTGCAAAGTTTATGATTTGACCTGCGGTGAAatgcttttgaatttaatatttgatgaaCCATTGTCAGCGATAGTATTAGATGTTCTAGAATTAAATGCATTTATTGGAACAACTgaaggaaaaatatttcaatgtagTCTTACAAATCCCCCTAGAAATAGAGATGTGCTTGTTAACAATGgagataatatgaatatattttcttctCATACAAAAGCAGTTACTTGCTTATCTATTTCACTTAACGGAGATATATTAATGTCTGGATCTAATGatgaacaattaatattatggcATATAAGAAGCAGACAGCCAGTAAGAGTAATAAGACATAAAGGACCCATTACTAATGCTTTTTTCACTACTAATTATGATGCAATTTATAAACAAGACTTTACACCTGGAATTGTGCTTCACAGCTTAGAGAGAACATTAGAGAAAAATAGTGAAAATGTATCTGAAATAGAAGTGCTTGTTAAAAAGGATAGCAATTTTTGGCCAACTTGTGGTGATATGAGTATAGATACAACACATTATGATAGCTTTGCAGCCACAGAAGTGGATATTGTGTCAAAGCAAAATGAGACCAAACTCAAGGAAGAGTTagaaaaaatgaaattgattaaTTCCAATTTATATGCTTTATCAATCCAAAATACTTTGAAAACAATACCCATTGAActtgaaaaaaagaaaatcactgtgcataaaaagaaaaaaaataaaagccatctcaagtaa